A genomic window from Ideonella sp. WA131b includes:
- a CDS encoding monovalent cation:proton antiporter-2 (CPA2) family protein, which yields MASTLELVLLYLVAAVLGVVACRLLKLPPMLGYLVVGILIGPNALAFAQDSAGVKYLAEFGVVFLMFVIGLEFNLPKLKSMRTLVFGLGLSQVLLTMLVTVAGHFALVWAYASVLQGTWQMDWRGAIVLGGALAMSSTAIVVKLMVERLELESEHGRRVLGVLLFQDLAVVPLLVLIPALGSPPDEMFTALGLAVVKAALLLTLLLVGGQRVMRWWLTLVARRKSEELFILNLLLVTLGLAYLTEHAGLSLALGAFVAGMLVAETEYKHQVETDIRPFHDVLLGLFFITIGMKLDWRPVIDQWGLVLLLTSVPVLGKFVLVAMLARIFRATPGVALRTGLYLAQAGEFGFVLLTLGADRGIVAPQWVSPVLASMVLSMLATPFLITYSNLIVNKLSASDWLMQSVALTSIAKKSIASERHVIICGYGRSGQALARLLAQERIPYMALDLDPDRVRQAAAAGQSVVFGDAARLQSLMAAGLARAAAVVVSYHDTPSSLKILNLVHSHAPKVPVIVRTVDDSDIDKLKAAGATEVVPEAIEGSLMLAGHALVLVGVPMARVIRITRDARDARYSLLRGYFHGADDDSVAERDQARLASVTLPEASGWAGHRLDDLALHAVGVAVVSVRRATGRVERPADADVLAGGDTLVLSGLPEPLALAEAKLLGRAG from the coding sequence TTGGCCTCCACCCTCGAACTGGTCCTGCTGTACCTCGTGGCCGCGGTGTTGGGCGTGGTGGCCTGCCGCCTGCTGAAGCTGCCGCCGATGCTGGGCTACCTGGTGGTGGGCATCCTCATCGGCCCCAACGCGCTCGCTTTCGCCCAGGACAGCGCCGGGGTGAAATACCTTGCCGAGTTTGGCGTGGTGTTCCTGATGTTCGTGATCGGGCTGGAGTTCAACCTGCCCAAGCTCAAGAGCATGCGCACGCTGGTGTTCGGGCTGGGCTTGAGCCAGGTGCTGCTGACGATGCTCGTCACGGTGGCGGGGCACTTTGCGCTGGTGTGGGCCTACGCCAGCGTCCTGCAGGGCACTTGGCAGATGGACTGGCGCGGCGCCATCGTGCTGGGCGGTGCTTTGGCGATGAGCTCCACCGCCATCGTGGTGAAGCTGATGGTCGAGCGGCTGGAGCTCGAAAGCGAGCACGGCCGCCGCGTGCTGGGCGTGCTGCTGTTCCAGGATCTGGCCGTGGTGCCGCTGCTGGTGCTGATACCGGCGCTGGGCTCGCCGCCCGACGAGATGTTCACCGCGCTCGGCCTGGCCGTGGTGAAGGCAGCGCTGCTGCTGACGCTGCTGCTGGTGGGCGGCCAGCGCGTGATGCGCTGGTGGCTCACACTGGTGGCGCGGCGCAAGAGCGAGGAGCTGTTCATCCTGAACCTGCTGCTCGTCACACTCGGCCTGGCCTACCTGACCGAACACGCGGGCCTGAGCCTGGCGCTGGGCGCCTTCGTGGCCGGCATGCTGGTGGCCGAGACCGAATACAAGCACCAGGTCGAGACCGACATCCGGCCTTTCCACGACGTGTTGCTGGGCCTGTTCTTCATCACCATCGGCATGAAGCTCGACTGGCGGCCGGTGATCGACCAGTGGGGCCTGGTGCTGCTGCTGACCAGCGTGCCGGTGCTCGGCAAGTTCGTCCTCGTCGCGATGCTGGCACGCATCTTTCGCGCCACGCCGGGTGTCGCGCTGAGGACGGGCCTGTACCTGGCCCAGGCCGGCGAGTTCGGCTTCGTGCTGCTGACGCTGGGCGCCGACCGCGGCATCGTGGCGCCCCAGTGGGTGAGCCCGGTGCTGGCCAGCATGGTGCTGAGCATGCTGGCGACGCCCTTTCTCATCACCTACAGCAACCTCATCGTCAACAAGCTCTCGGCCAGCGACTGGCTGATGCAGTCGGTGGCGCTCACCAGCATCGCCAAGAAGAGCATCGCCAGCGAGCGCCACGTCATCATCTGCGGCTACGGGCGCAGCGGGCAGGCGCTGGCGCGCCTGCTGGCGCAGGAGCGCATCCCCTACATGGCGCTCGATCTCGACCCCGACCGCGTGCGCCAGGCCGCCGCCGCCGGCCAGAGCGTGGTCTTCGGCGATGCGGCCCGCCTGCAGAGTCTGATGGCCGCCGGTCTGGCGCGCGCCGCCGCGGTGGTGGTGAGCTACCACGACACGCCCTCGTCGCTGAAGATCCTGAACCTCGTGCACTCGCACGCGCCCAAGGTGCCGGTGATCGTGCGCACCGTGGACGACAGCGACATCGACAAGCTCAAGGCCGCCGGCGCCACCGAGGTGGTGCCCGAGGCCATCGAGGGCAGCCTGATGCTGGCCGGCCACGCGCTGGTGCTGGTGGGCGTGCCGATGGCGCGTGTCATCCGCATCACGCGCGACGCGCGCGACGCGCGCTACAGCCTGCTGCGCGGCTACTTCCACGGCGCCGACGACGACAGCGTGGCCGAGCGCGACCAGGCGCGCCTGGCCAGCGTGACACTGCCCGAGGCCAGCGGCTGGGCCGGCCACCGGCTCGACGATCTGGCGCTGCACGCGGTGGGCGTGGCGGTGGTGTCGGTGCGGCGGGCCACGGGCCGTGTGGAGCGGCCCGCCGACGCCGACGTGCTGGCCGGCGGCGACACGCTCGTGCTCAGTGGCCTGCCCGAGCCGCTGGCGCTGGCCGAGGCCAAGCTGCTGGGGCGGGCGGGGTGA
- a CDS encoding phytanoyl-CoA dioxygenase family protein, with protein MARLTPAEIDHYGREGYVVPGWRLPDARVEPMRAALDELLRRNPDVRPEKLVSAHLESGDGADNGEGVRGVRDFLELAMDRDIVDLVADVIGDHVILWGCHVFCKPAAEGYETPWHQDGHYWPIRPLATCTAWVALEPSTRDNGCLRVIPRSHAARLLHPHLHEARTDLTLNQRLAAGAFDEADAADIELEPGQLSLHDVHMIHGAAANRSAQRRTGVALRYMPASSVFERALDPVKGRSGVPVDFARRPIWLLKGRDLSGRNDFRVGHRTGPGGGLAEGPGDAARTPA; from the coding sequence ATGGCCCGCCTGACCCCCGCCGAGATCGACCACTATGGGCGCGAGGGCTACGTGGTCCCCGGCTGGCGCCTGCCCGACGCACGTGTCGAGCCGATGCGCGCCGCGCTCGACGAGCTGCTGCGCCGCAACCCGGACGTGCGCCCCGAGAAGCTGGTGTCGGCGCACCTCGAGTCCGGCGACGGCGCCGACAACGGGGAAGGCGTGCGCGGCGTACGCGACTTCCTCGAGCTGGCGATGGACCGCGACATCGTCGACCTCGTCGCCGACGTGATCGGCGATCACGTCATCCTCTGGGGCTGCCACGTGTTCTGCAAGCCGGCCGCCGAGGGCTACGAGACGCCCTGGCACCAGGACGGCCACTACTGGCCGATCCGGCCGCTGGCCACCTGCACCGCCTGGGTGGCGCTGGAGCCGTCGACGCGCGACAACGGCTGCCTGCGCGTGATCCCGCGCTCGCACGCGGCGCGCCTGCTGCACCCGCACCTGCACGAGGCGCGCACCGACCTGACCTTGAACCAGCGCCTGGCTGCCGGCGCCTTTGACGAGGCGGACGCGGCCGACATCGAGCTCGAGCCTGGCCAGCTCTCGCTGCACGACGTGCACATGATCCACGGCGCGGCGGCCAATCGCAGCGCCCAGCGCCGCACCGGCGTCGCGCTGCGCTACATGCCCGCGAGCTCGGTGTTCGAGCGCGCGCTGGACCCGGTGAAAGGGCGCAGCGGCGTGCCGGTGGACTTCGCGCGGCGACCGATCTGGCTGCTGAAGGGGCGCGACCTCAGCGGCCGCAACGACTTCAGGGTCGGGCACCGCACAGGGCCCGGTGGCGGCCTCGCCGAGGGCCCTGGCGATGCGGCACGCACCCCGGCCTGA
- a CDS encoding histidine phosphatase family protein — translation MRHAPRPEPRLARRTLLGTAALAGLPRWATAAEVAPLLREGGVVIAFRHALAPGTFDPPEFRLGDCRTQRNLSDGGRAQARRMGEWFESRGLKPARVRSSPWCRCLDTAQLAFGPGGGRVEAWPALGSPRGASEATNAESLRALRAALAEAARQRGRFEAWVTHMFVLSDLAATGSSSGEGLVLRAGSGGAVQVLARLAPPPA, via the coding sequence ATGCGGCACGCACCCCGGCCTGAGCCGCGCCTCGCGCGGCGCACGCTGCTCGGCACCGCCGCGCTGGCCGGGCTGCCGCGGTGGGCCACGGCGGCCGAGGTGGCGCCGCTGCTGCGCGAAGGCGGCGTGGTCATCGCCTTCCGCCACGCGCTGGCGCCGGGCACCTTCGACCCGCCCGAGTTCAGGCTGGGCGACTGCCGCACGCAGCGCAATCTTTCCGACGGCGGCCGGGCGCAGGCGCGGCGCATGGGCGAGTGGTTCGAATCGCGCGGCCTGAAGCCGGCGCGCGTGCGCTCCAGCCCCTGGTGCCGCTGCCTGGACACGGCGCAGCTCGCGTTCGGGCCAGGCGGGGGCCGCGTCGAGGCCTGGCCCGCGCTGGGCTCGCCCCGTGGCGCCAGCGAGGCCACCAACGCCGAGAGCCTGCGCGCGCTGCGCGCTGCGCTGGCCGAGGCGGCGCGCCAGCGCGGCCGTTTCGAGGCCTGGGTGACGCACATGTTCGTGCTGTCCGACCTGGCCGCCACCGGCAGCAGCTCGGGCGAGGGCCTGGTGCTGCGCGCCGGCAGCGGCGGCGCGGTGCAGGTGCTGGCGCGGCTGGCGCCGCCGCCGGCCTGA
- a CDS encoding adenine phosphoribosyltransferase has protein sequence MAADPANDPIPAPADYIRGHIRTVPDWPAPGVMFRDITPLLAKPRVFRVLIDQFVHRYFDVRPDVIAGLDARGFIIGSVLAYELNVGFVPIRKKGKLPFSTVEETYELEYGSATVEIHTDAVKPGDRVVLIDDLIATGGTMMAGRKLLERLGGTVIEGAAIVDLPELGGSSKLRASGLPLFTLVDFAGH, from the coding sequence ATGGCTGCCGACCCCGCGAACGACCCCATCCCGGCCCCCGCCGACTACATCCGCGGGCACATCCGCACCGTGCCCGACTGGCCGGCGCCGGGCGTGATGTTCCGCGACATCACGCCGCTGCTGGCCAAGCCGCGCGTGTTCCGCGTGCTGATCGACCAGTTCGTGCACCGCTACTTCGACGTGCGGCCCGACGTCATCGCCGGGCTCGATGCGCGCGGCTTCATCATCGGCAGCGTCCTGGCCTACGAGCTGAACGTGGGCTTCGTGCCCATCCGCAAGAAGGGCAAGCTGCCGTTCAGCACGGTGGAAGAAACCTACGAGCTCGAATACGGCAGCGCCACGGTGGAGATCCATACCGATGCCGTGAAGCCCGGCGACCGCGTGGTGCTGATCGACGACCTCATCGCCACCGGCGGCACCATGATGGCCGGCCGCAAGTTGCTGGAACGTCTGGGCGGCACGGTGATCGAAGGAGCCGCGATCGTCGATCTCCCCGAGCTCGGCGGCTCGAGCAAGCTGCGGGCCAGCGGGCTGCCGCTGTTCACGCTGGTGGACTTTGCCGGGCACTGA
- a CDS encoding M48 family metalloprotease has product MTDLNVHPAAPAGLTQRSHRNRLARRDVLWLFGASIGATALSGCAVSPVTGQRILVGLSEDQEKAIDARQAPHQFSQDLGAVQDAPVNAYVTEVTAGLQPHVQRRGMPYSTRVLNANYVNAYTFPAGAMGITRGIMVDMQDEAQLAALLGHEMGHVNARHAAQRQGQALVAQVAVMGVAVAAGDSGWAPLAGIGGQIGASALLANYSRENEREADALGQQYMVAGGYPAQGMVGLHQLLVSSHDKQPGLLETLFSSHPMSAERVATARRRAETTYAATRGAPAQRERYMDRTASLRRLKPTIAACQNGELAMSKKDLPEAQQQFEAALKHTPEDYAANLRMAQCLAAQNRLADARRYADTARRVYPQEAQAMKLGATLRLGQREPAAALAELQAFDRVLPGDPGVLFLKGVSLDVMGQGRQAAEHYAAFLRVTQQGGAAQHAAARLKALGATP; this is encoded by the coding sequence ATGACCGATCTCAACGTCCACCCCGCAGCGCCCGCCGGGCTGACGCAACGCAGCCACCGCAACCGGCTCGCCCGGCGCGACGTGCTCTGGCTCTTCGGCGCCAGCATAGGCGCCACGGCCCTGTCGGGCTGCGCTGTCTCGCCCGTCACCGGCCAGCGCATCCTGGTGGGCCTGTCGGAAGACCAGGAAAAGGCCATCGACGCGCGGCAGGCGCCGCACCAGTTCTCGCAGGACCTGGGCGCCGTGCAGGACGCGCCCGTCAACGCCTACGTAACCGAGGTCACGGCGGGCCTGCAGCCGCATGTGCAGCGCCGTGGCATGCCGTACAGCACGCGGGTGCTCAACGCGAACTACGTCAACGCCTACACCTTCCCGGCCGGGGCCATGGGCATCACGCGGGGCATCATGGTCGACATGCAGGACGAGGCCCAGCTGGCCGCGCTGCTGGGCCACGAGATGGGCCACGTCAACGCGCGCCACGCCGCGCAGCGCCAGGGCCAGGCCCTGGTGGCGCAGGTGGCGGTCATGGGCGTGGCGGTGGCCGCGGGGGATTCGGGCTGGGCGCCGCTGGCCGGCATCGGCGGCCAGATCGGCGCCAGCGCGCTGCTGGCGAACTACTCGCGCGAGAACGAGCGCGAGGCCGACGCCCTGGGCCAGCAGTACATGGTGGCCGGCGGTTACCCGGCCCAAGGCATGGTCGGCCTGCACCAGCTGCTGGTGAGCAGCCACGACAAGCAGCCGGGCCTGCTGGAGACCTTGTTCTCGTCGCACCCCATGAGCGCCGAGCGCGTGGCCACGGCGCGCCGGCGCGCCGAGACCACCTACGCCGCCACGCGCGGCGCGCCGGCCCAGCGCGAGCGCTACATGGACCGCACGGCCTCGCTGCGGCGCCTGAAGCCCACCATCGCGGCCTGCCAGAACGGCGAGCTGGCGATGTCGAAAAAGGACCTGCCCGAGGCCCAGCAGCAGTTCGAGGCCGCGCTGAAGCACACGCCCGAGGACTACGCCGCCAACCTGCGCATGGCGCAGTGCCTGGCGGCGCAGAACCGCCTGGCCGACGCCCGCCGCTACGCCGACACCGCGCGCCGCGTCTACCCGCAGGAGGCCCAGGCGATGAAGCTCGGCGCCACGCTGCGGCTGGGCCAGCGCGAGCCGGCAGCCGCCTTGGCCGAGCTGCAGGCCTTCGACCGCGTGTTGCCGGGCGACCCCGGCGTGCTGTTCCTCAAGGGCGTGTCGCTGGACGTCATGGGCCAGGGCCGGCAAGCGGCCGAGCACTACGCGGCCTTCCTGCGCGTCACGCAGCAGGGCGGGGCGGCGCAGCACGCCGCCGCGCGGCTCAAGGCCCTGGGCGCCACGCCCTGA
- a CDS encoding NAD(P)/FAD-dependent oxidoreductase — MPHPDTDTDYLIIGAGATGLAFADTLLAETDAHITIVDRHGKPGGHWNDAYPFVTLHQPSAFYGVASTELGSGLTDAVGLNRGMAELASGAEVCAYFDRVMNHRLLPSGRVSYHPLSNHLGEADGCELVESLLSGRRTALRVRRKVVDARFFSPEVPVTHTPAYAVAEGVRVVPPNALPGLWQQAQGGAGPRRFVVLGAGKTAMDTCLWLLQSGAPPEAITWVVPRDSWLVNRLGTQNAPEFFFEAIGGQADQMQAVAEARSVDDLYARLEACGALLRIDPTRWPTMFHLATVSQAEVEQLRRVHDVVRLGRVMAIDAQGLQLQQGRVAVEPGALYVDCTASAVRFRPPQPVFQGRRVVVQLLRAPLVSFSAALTAWVEAHHDDDAAKNALCQTVPFPHTTAGYVQTIAANMRNQALWGQHAALRGWIRECRLDAFGRLIGGADKADAGQLAVLARMKAQAQAAAANLPRLLVLAAAGAAA; from the coding sequence ATGCCCCACCCCGACACCGACACCGACTACCTGATCATCGGCGCCGGCGCCACGGGCCTGGCCTTTGCGGACACGCTGCTGGCCGAGACCGACGCGCACATCACGATCGTCGACCGCCACGGCAAGCCCGGCGGGCACTGGAACGATGCCTACCCCTTCGTCACGCTGCACCAGCCCTCGGCCTTCTACGGCGTGGCGTCGACGGAGCTCGGCAGCGGCCTCACCGATGCCGTGGGCCTGAACCGCGGCATGGCCGAGCTGGCCAGCGGCGCCGAGGTCTGCGCCTACTTCGACCGCGTGATGAACCACCGGCTGCTGCCCAGCGGCCGCGTGAGCTACCACCCGCTGAGCAACCACCTCGGCGAGGCCGACGGCTGCGAGCTGGTCGAATCGCTGCTGTCGGGCCGGCGCACGGCGCTGCGGGTGCGCCGCAAAGTGGTCGACGCCCGTTTTTTCAGCCCCGAGGTGCCGGTCACGCACACACCGGCCTACGCGGTGGCCGAAGGCGTGCGCGTGGTGCCGCCGAACGCGCTGCCGGGGCTGTGGCAGCAGGCGCAGGGCGGGGCGGGGCCGCGGCGCTTCGTCGTGCTCGGTGCCGGCAAGACGGCGATGGACACTTGCCTGTGGCTGCTGCAGTCGGGCGCGCCGCCCGAGGCCATCACCTGGGTGGTGCCGCGCGACAGCTGGCTGGTCAACCGCCTGGGCACGCAGAACGCGCCAGAGTTCTTCTTCGAGGCCATCGGCGGCCAGGCCGACCAGATGCAGGCCGTCGCCGAAGCCCGCTCGGTCGACGACCTCTATGCCCGCCTGGAAGCCTGCGGCGCGCTGCTGCGCATCGACCCCACGCGCTGGCCGACGATGTTCCACCTGGCCACGGTGTCGCAGGCCGAGGTGGAGCAGCTGCGGCGCGTGCACGATGTCGTGCGCCTGGGCCGCGTGATGGCGATCGACGCCCAGGGCCTGCAACTGCAGCAGGGCCGCGTGGCCGTGGAGCCCGGCGCGCTCTACGTCGACTGCACCGCGTCGGCGGTGCGCTTCAGGCCGCCGCAGCCGGTGTTCCAGGGCCGCCGCGTGGTGGTGCAGCTGCTGCGCGCGCCGCTGGTGAGTTTCAGCGCCGCGCTCACGGCCTGGGTCGAGGCGCACCACGACGACGACGCGGCCAAGAACGCCCTCTGCCAGACCGTGCCCTTCCCGCACACCACAGCCGGCTATGTGCAGACGATCGCCGCGAACATGCGCAACCAGGCGCTGTGGGGCCAGCACGCCGCGCTGCGCGGGTGGATCCGCGAGTGCCGGCTCGACGCCTTCGGCCGCCTCATCGGCGGTGCGGACAAGGCCGACGCCGGCCAGCTGGCCGTGCTGGCGCGCATGAAGGCGCAGGCGCAGGCCGCCGCAGCCAACCTGCCGCGGCTGCTGGTGCTGGCGGCCGCGGGCGCCGCAGCCTGA
- a CDS encoding ATP-binding protein, with translation MDSIRNPFVPGAGSPPVELAGRDVLLREMHVALQRARTGRHAKSAMLVGLRGAGKTVLLDRIRGEAEAAGIHTIRIEAPEGRSLPAILAPQLRQALLRLSNVAAARDYAVRGLRALAGFAGKMKIKYQDLEVGLDYEPEPGLADNGDLEHDLQALFEQVGRAAKAAGTAEVIFIDELQHVAEDQLAVLITAMHRVEQQQLPVVLVGAGLPQLRGRMGNAKSYAERLFNFPEIGALTGPAAEQAIRVPLQKEGVEIDEAALNRLVEVTQGYAYFLQQWGFHAWEQAAHSPIGIDAVQRASRSAVAALDESFFRVRFDRLTPKEKRYLRAMAELGPGPHRSGDIAACYPAMVTSLAPTRSSLISKGMIWSPNHGDTAFTVPMFDEFMKRIIPGADWRRA, from the coding sequence ATGGACTCCATCCGAAACCCGTTTGTGCCAGGCGCAGGCTCGCCGCCGGTCGAGCTTGCCGGCCGCGATGTGCTTCTGAGGGAGATGCATGTCGCGCTCCAGCGCGCCCGCACCGGCCGGCACGCGAAGAGCGCCATGCTGGTCGGCCTGCGGGGGGCCGGCAAGACCGTCCTGCTCGATCGAATCCGGGGTGAGGCCGAAGCGGCAGGGATTCACACGATCCGCATCGAGGCGCCGGAAGGGCGGTCACTGCCCGCGATCCTCGCGCCCCAGCTGCGGCAGGCCTTGCTGAGACTCAGCAACGTGGCGGCAGCCCGGGACTACGCCGTGCGCGGCCTGCGTGCACTTGCCGGCTTCGCCGGCAAGATGAAGATCAAGTATCAGGATCTCGAGGTCGGCCTCGACTACGAGCCCGAACCCGGTCTCGCCGACAACGGCGACCTTGAGCACGATCTGCAGGCGCTCTTCGAGCAGGTCGGCCGCGCGGCGAAGGCCGCGGGCACGGCCGAGGTCATCTTCATCGACGAATTGCAGCACGTGGCAGAGGACCAGTTGGCGGTGCTCATCACGGCCATGCACCGCGTCGAGCAGCAGCAACTGCCGGTGGTGCTCGTGGGCGCAGGCCTGCCACAGCTGCGCGGCCGGATGGGCAACGCAAAGTCGTATGCCGAGCGCCTGTTCAACTTCCCGGAGATCGGCGCCCTCACGGGGCCGGCGGCCGAACAGGCGATCCGCGTGCCGCTCCAGAAGGAAGGGGTGGAGATCGACGAAGCCGCGCTGAACCGGCTGGTCGAGGTCACGCAGGGCTATGCGTACTTCCTCCAGCAATGGGGTTTCCATGCCTGGGAGCAGGCGGCGCACTCGCCGATCGGCATCGACGCGGTGCAGCGCGCGTCCAGAAGCGCCGTGGCCGCGCTCGACGAAAGCTTCTTTCGCGTGCGCTTCGACCGGCTGACGCCGAAGGAGAAGCGCTATCTGCGCGCGATGGCCGAGCTTGGACCCGGTCCACACCGCTCGGGCGACATCGCAGCCTGCTACCCCGCCATGGTCACGTCGCTCGCGCCGACGCGCAGTTCACTGATCTCCAAGGGGATGATCTGGAGCCCGAACCACGGCGACACCGCCTTCACGGTCCCGATGTTCGACGAGTTCATGAAGCGCATCATCCCAGGTGCCGACTGGCGTCGCGCGTAG
- a CDS encoding TIGR04255 family protein: MSTMQSYPHLTKAPVAEAVIEIRVRLSRPVVQADFNAFRDRLKDQFPKDQNIRYVASHMQFGSDEELKNDVSTGLIGVRLDDQEGRWVVQAKSDGLAVSRLPPYESWDGLVATLRELWPVYVEVFEPSAILRLGVRYINRVPLPDAENVDLDALLTAGPKIPPLLPQTLTQFVTRVIFPLPDEGIVLTVLQSLEPAPGDVVGRRAHVVLDIDAACEQTMSPNAIEMWGRLDSLRDAKNMAFFGSLTEPTWKAFL; this comes from the coding sequence ATGTCAACGATGCAGTCGTACCCACATTTGACCAAGGCGCCCGTCGCCGAGGCGGTCATCGAGATCCGCGTGCGGCTCTCGCGACCTGTTGTTCAGGCGGACTTCAATGCCTTCCGTGATCGCCTGAAGGACCAGTTCCCCAAGGACCAGAACATTCGCTATGTGGCCTCGCATATGCAGTTCGGCAGCGACGAGGAACTCAAGAACGACGTTTCCACCGGCCTGATCGGCGTGCGCCTGGACGATCAGGAAGGTCGCTGGGTGGTTCAAGCGAAAAGCGACGGCCTGGCTGTCAGCCGGTTGCCGCCTTACGAGTCTTGGGATGGTCTCGTCGCAACACTGCGAGAGCTGTGGCCGGTCTACGTTGAAGTTTTCGAGCCATCGGCCATCTTGCGGCTGGGCGTGCGGTACATCAACCGCGTGCCGCTTCCTGACGCTGAGAACGTCGATCTGGACGCACTGCTTACCGCCGGGCCGAAGATCCCGCCGTTGCTGCCACAGACCCTGACCCAGTTCGTCACGCGCGTCATCTTTCCCTTGCCGGATGAAGGCATCGTCTTGACTGTGCTGCAATCCCTTGAGCCTGCGCCTGGGGATGTTGTCGGGCGACGGGCACACGTTGTGCTCGACATCGATGCGGCTTGTGAGCAAACGATGAGTCCGAATGCCATCGAAATGTGGGGTCGTCTCGATTCTTTGCGTGACGCGAAGAACATGGCATTCTTCGGTTCGCTCACCGAGCCGACTTGGAAGGCTTTCTTGTGA